Proteins from a genomic interval of Danio rerio strain Tuebingen ecotype United States chromosome 4, GRCz12tu, whole genome shotgun sequence:
- the LOC141381559 gene encoding secretory phospholipase A2 receptor-like has protein sequence MMFLLVPLLLCAFPPSAAEGRLRQFYIMKQRSNNTSAAQSLCRVNYTDLVTIYDQQDNIKLQQLLNSSSFQQGWIGAYRGNYSLKWSNGDDVTYSRYSPSYSDQTRCAALNANGDWESILCNETKHFMCYEQDGDGGTTYNYLLIPQNKNWSDAQLYCRENHTDLVSIRNEEENTLVKNNGTQSNTAFWIGLLNDNVNWRDGGPSAYRNWFQEFEQSRPNAFMRLTDGRWTRADINNNYPLCYKSFIHVSPAEMSWEDAMNYCSSQFSGALCLESENDQTETQRELNRNNISAPVWVGLRQSRLFGFWMWINGLQVRNWTNWKGGKAPEAALSQHCAAMEKVNGRYTLTDKDCRSTFRVVCEKN, from the exons ATGATGTTCCTGCTTGTGCCTCTTCTCCTCTGTG CTTTTCCTCCTTCAGCTGCTGAAGGCCGACTGAGACAGTTCTACATAATGAAGCAGAGGAGTAACAATACATCTGCTGCTCAGAGTTTATGCAGAGTAAACTACACTGACCTCGTCACAATTTATGACCAACAAGACAATATTAAATTACAGCAACTGCTCAATAGCAGCAGCTTTCAGCAAGGCTGGATTGGTGCTTATAGAGGAAACTACAGTCTAAAATGGTCAAATGGTGATGATGTTACATACAGTAGATATTCTCCAAGCTATTCAGATCAAACTCGCTGTGCTGCTTTGAATGCTAATGGAGACTGGGAATCTATCCTGTGCAATGAGACAAAACACTTCATGTGCTATGAACAag ATGGAGATGGAGGAACAACCTACAACTACTTATTAATCCCTCAAAACAAAAACTGGTCTGATGCTCAGCTTTACTGCAGAGAGAATCACACTGATTTAGTCTCTATTAGAAATGAGGAGGAAAATACCCTGGTGAAGAACAATGGAACACAGAGTAATACTGCTTTCTGGATCGGCCTGCTGAATGACAATGTGAACTGGAGAGATGGAGGACCATCCGCTTACAGAAACTGGTTTCAGGAGTTTGAGCAGAGCAGACCTAATGCTTTCATGAGATTAACTGATGGGCGGTGGACAAGAGCTGATATCAATAATAACTATCCTCTGTGCTACA AGAGCTTCATTCATGTGAGTCCTGCTGAGATGTCCTGGGAAGATGCTATGAATTACTGCAGCTCTCAGTTTTCTGGAGCTCTGTGTCTGGAGTCTGAGAACGATCAGACAGAAACGCAGCGAgagttaaacagaaataatatcTCTGCTCCAGTTTGGGTGGGTCTCAGACAGAGCCGACTTTTCGGATTCTGGATGTGGATCAATGGTCTTCAAGTGAgaaactggacaaactggaaaGGAGGAAAGGCTCCTGAAGCTGCGCTTTCTCAACACTGCGCTGCCATGGAGAAGGTGAACGGACGATACACACTGACTGATAAAGACTGCAGGTCTACATTCAGAGTTGTGTGTGAGAAAAACTAG